AAGCTCCCCTTGCTCGCGCGCCAATGGAACATATCCGACCGGATTATTGCCAACGATTCGTCGGGCTGCCCCGAGGCATGCGCGCCGGGCGCCACACCCGCGAGATGCCAAAATAGGGGGTCCGGGGTGCAACCCCGGCGGCGGGGTGCAGGGGCCGGCGGCGGCCCCTGCCGCCGGGTACGGGGGCGCGTAGCCCCCGCATGCGTGTGGCGCGCGGGGTGCGGGGGCGCGTAGTTCCCGCATGCGTGTGCCAACGATCATCCAGGATGCCCTTGCTCACGCGCCAATGGAACATATCCGACCGGATTATTGCCAACGATTCGTCGGGCCGCCCCGAGGCATGCGCGCCGGGCGCCACACCCGCGAGATGCCAAAATAGGGGGTCCGGGGTGCAACCCCGGCGGGGGGGGGGGCCGGCGGCGGCCCCTGCCGCCGGGTAGGGGCGCGTAGCCCCCGCATGCGGTGGCGCGCGGGGTGCGGGGGCGCGTAGTTCCCGCATGCGTGTGCCAACGATCATCCAGGATGCCCTTGCTCGCGCGCCAATGGAACGTATCCGACCGGATTATTGCCAACGATTCGTCGGGCCGCCCCGAGGCATGCGCGCCGGGCGCCACACCCGCGAGATGCCAAAATAGGGGGTCCGGGGTGCAACCCCGGCGGCGGCCCCTGCCGCCGGGTGCGGGGGCGCGTAGCCCCCGCATGCGTGTGGCGCGCGGGGTGCGGGGGCGCTTGGCAGGGTGCAGGGTACTGGCGCTCAAACGCGCACCCTGTAACCGGAATGGCCACGCGCAAAACACCTGACCCGCTAATACGCCGCCAGATCGCGCAGCGCGGCGGCGATCTTGGCCGGGTTGAGCATAAAATGCGCTTCGAGCGCATCGTTGAACGCAACCGCGTGTACATCGGGTGATGCCAGCCGCCGCACCGGCGCGTCGAGCTGTTCGAAGGCGTGCTCGGCGATAATCGCGCTGATCTCGCCGCCCAGCCCGCCGGTCAGCTTGTCTTCGTGAACGATCAGCGCCTTGCCGGTCTTTGCCACCGAGGCCAGGATCGTGGCCTGGTCGAGCGGGTAGAGCGTGCGCAAGTCGATCACCTCGACGCTGATGCCCTCGGCTGCAACCGCCTCGGCTGCAGCCAGGCTGTGGTGCGCCATCAGGCCGTAGGTATACAGGCTGATCTGCTCGCCGGCCCGCCGCACGGCCGCACGGCCCAGCGGCACACTGTACACGCCCTCGGGCACCTGCTCGCGCGCGCCGCGGTAGAGCTGTTTGTGCTCGAAGAAGATCACCGGGTCGGGGTCTTCGATCGCGGCCAGCAGCATGCCCTTGGCGTCATAGGGCGTCGAAGGCGCCACTACCTTCAGGCCAGGCGTGCTGGTGAACAGCGCCTCGGTGCTCTGCGAGTGATACAGCGCGCCATGCACGCCCGCGCCAAACGGTGCGCGCACAACGATCGGGCAGTGCCAATCGCCGTTCGAGCGGTAGCGCAAGCGTGCGGCCTCGTTCAGGATCTGGTCGATCGCCGGGTGGATGTAGTCGGCGAACTGGATCTCGGCCACCGGCCGCAGGCCATGCAGCGCGGCGCCGATCGCCACGCCCACGATCGCGGCCTCGGCGATCGGCATATCGACCACGCGATCCTCGCCGAAGCGCGCCAGCAGGCCCTCGGTGGCTAGAAACACCCCGCCCTTCAGCCCAACGTCCTCGCCCAGCACGAATACGCGCTCGTCGGCGGCCAGCGCATCGGTCAGCGCGCTGCGAATGGCCTCGATCATGTTTAGCTGTGGCATAAGTTTGCTGTTTCTGTTTGTGTGTTGGGGTTTTGGCGAGGCAATGCCTCCCCAAAACCCCTTCTTGTGTGGCCGTTGCCGGCCGCGCGGCAAGCACGGCCTACGCGCCGTACAGGTGGTCGAGCAGTGTGTCGAGCGCCGGCCCTGGCGCACGCTCGGCCGCGTCGATCGCCTGGTCGACTTCGGCGGCAACCACCTGGCGTAGCTCGCTCAGCTCGGCCTGGCCTAGCAGCTCGCGCTGTAGCGCGTAGCGCTCGAGCAGCACGATCGGGTCGCGCGCGCGCCAGGCCTGCACCTCGGCCTCGCTACGATACTTGCGGTCGTCATCGGCGTTCGAGTGCGGGCGGAAGCGGTAGGTCTTGCACTCGAGCAGCGTCGGCCCGCCGCCGGCGCGGGCGCGATCCATGGCCGCGCGCGCGGCCGCGTACACCGCAAACAGGTCGTTGCCATCGACAATCACGCCGGGCATGCCGTAGCCGGCGGCCTTGGCGGCCACATCCGGCACCGGCAGCTCGCGGCGCTGCGGCACCGAGATCGCGTACTGGTTGTTCTCGCACACAAACACCACCGGCAGCTGGTGGATGCCCGCGAAGTTGATCGCCTCGTGCCATGCGCCCTCGGCGGTGGCGCCCTCGCCGAAGAATGTAATCGCGGCCAGGCCAGCCGCTTGAGTGATGCGAAAGGCCCAGGCCAGGCCAACCGCATGCAGCGGGTGGCTGCCGACCGAGCTCGAGCCGCTGACGATCCGCAGCGCGCGGCTGTTGAAGTGGCCGAACATCTGCCGCCCGCCGCTGGCCGGGTCGGCGGCGCGCCCAAAGGCGTGCAGCAGCAGATCGCGCGCGGTCTGCCCAAGCGCCAGCGCCAGCGCCATATCGCGGTAGTAGGGCACCACGTAGTCGCGGCCGACATTGATCGCCAGTGCGCAGCCGAACTGGGTGGCCTCGTGCCCGGCCGACGTAATCACGAAGTGGATCTTGCCCTGGCGGCTGAGCAGCCACAGCCGGTCGTCGACCGTGCGCGACAGGATCATGCCGCGCAGCGCGGCCAGCACCTGCGCATCGGAAAGCCCCAGCGCGGCGTGGTCGGCGTGGAGCGTGGGCGGCTCGGATGAAGGCCCGGCGGGTGGGGTATTCATTGGCAACCTCCCGATAATCCCATACGATTCGGGCCATGCGTACCCGCCGGCGCCTTCAAGCGGGCAGGCGTTCGGCGAGATAGATCGCCGGGTGGCTGCCGAACAGGCTGATCGGCAGCTCGGCGGCCGGCTGTAGCCCGGTGGCGGCGGCCAGTGCGGCGCGCAGCTCGGCGTGGCGATCGGTCAGCAGTACGGCCCGGCCGCCGGGGCGCAGCACCCGCGCGGCCTCGCGCAGGATGTCGCAGTAGAGCGCCGCGATGTCGTGGCCAGCCGGCGCCTGCCGGCCCCACGGCAGGTTGCACACCAGCGTGTCGATCGCGCCAGCCGCCAGCGGGATGGCGCGCGCGTCGCCCTGGTATAGCCAGCTGCCGGCAGTTTCAGCATCAGGCGCGCGGGTTGTGGTGGCCTCGATGATCGGAGCCGGCGCGCCCAACGCGGCCAGGTTCATTTGCGCCAGCATAAGCGCATCCACATCGGTGTCGCCGCCAATAACCGTGCCGCCGGGCACGAGCGCCAGCGCCTCGGCCAGGATCGTGCCCGCGCCACAGGCCGGGTCGAGCAGCACCTGGCCAGGCGCGCAGCCGGCCAGCAGCGCCAGGCAGTAGGCCACCGGCGGCTTGAGCGCCCCCGGCCGCTCGGCCACCTTGTAGTCGCGGCGGTGCAGTGGCGCGGCGCCCAGCCGCAAGCCCAGCAGCGCCCAGTCGGCCTCGAGCAGCACGCGCAGATCGAGATCAGGCATGGGCTCGTCGGCCGCGTTCAGCACGAAGCGCCAGGGCAGCCGCAGCGTCAGCGCCTGCTCGACCGCGCCCTCGATGTCGTAGCGCGAGTAGTTGCGCCGGCCCAGGTGGCTGGCGGTGACGCGGTACATAGGGTACTCGGGCAGCGTGCGCACCTGCGCGATCAGCGCCAGCGCCGGGTCGAAATCGACCTCGCCGAGCTTGCGGGTGAGCCGGCCCAGGCTGGCGCGCGTATGGTCGAGGCCGCGCAGGCGCGCCACCCGCACATACACATCATCGACTGCGCGCAGCGCAAGCAAGCCGGCCGGTGCTGCGGCGCACGCGAAATCGACGCGCCGGTGGCCCAGGCCCAGCAGCCGCGCGCCGGTGTGGCGCTCGATATCGCCCCAGGCCAGCTGCTCGAGCCCGGCGCTGACCCGCGCGAAATAGACTGGTTCGGGAGCCGGGTGTGCCTGCGGCAGCATAGGCTGATCTTCTTGTCTATACCGAGCCGAAATAGGGTTGAACGTACGCGGGCGCGCTATTCCGCAGCGCGATGCGGCGCTTTTGCCTGTGGCAGCGCGCGCCAACCGCGTCAGCCATCATAAGATTATAAACCACGAGCGCGCGTGTACTTCGCGGCGCGGTGCGGATGCCTCAGGCCGCCGCTCAGCGGTTGCCAGGGTCAAGCGCCTGGCGCAGGCCATCGCCAAGGAACGAGAACGCCAGCACCAGCAGCGTGAGCGTGGCGGCCGGCACGAACACCAGCAGGCTATTCTGGCCCAGCAGCGGCGTCGCCTCGACGATCATCTTGCCGATGCTGGTGGCCGGCGACTGGATGCCCAGGCCGAGCAGGCTGAGCGTGGCCTCGCCGACGATCGCGTTGACCACATCGAGCGTGGCGGCGGTGATCACCAGACCGGCGACGTTCGGCAGGATGTGCTGGCGCAGGATGCCCAGCTCGCTCTGGCCGATCGCGCGCGCCGCCAGCACGAAATCGCGCTCGCGCAGGCTGAGCGTCTGGCCGCGCACATAGCGCGCCATCAGCGGCCAACCAACCAGGCTGATCGAGGCGGCCACCAGCACCAGCCGGGCAGTGCTGCCGTAGTTCTCGGTGACCCACTGGCCAAACACCGCCGCAACCAGGATGGCCAGCAGCAGGCCGGGAAACGCGAATACCATATCGGCCACCCGCGCGATCAGCGTGTCGACCCAGCCGCCGAAGTAGCCGGCCAGCAGCCCCAGCGCGCCGCCCAGCCCGATGTTGATCAGCTCGACCACCAGCGCCACCAGCAGCGACACGCGCAGGCCGGCCAGCAGGCGCGCCAGGGTGTCGTGGCCAAGCCGGTCGGTGCCGAGCGGGTGTGTACGCGACGGCGCGGCGTTGATCGTGCCAAAATCAGTGCGCGTCGCATCGACCGGGTAGAGCCACGGGCCGGCCAGTGCCGCCAGCACCACCAGCACCACGACGATCAGGCTGAGCAAGCCGGCCCGGCTGCGCATCAGCCGGCGCCAGAAACCCGGCGCGGATCGCTGGTTGTCGGGCGGCGGCGCGACGGCGCTCGATATGTTCGCCAGCTGACTCATACGTCGTGCAGGTTGTTGGTTGTGTATTGCAGCGTATCGACCCTTCCGCTCTGTTTCGAATACGCACGAAGCGCACGAGGCCGGCTACCGCCAATCGACGCGAATGCCCGTCGCGCTATGCGTGAATCGCCGGTGATTATGCTGCCGGCCCGCTAGTATCGCCTGGCGCACATTCGTTGCTGGTTGCAGCCGGCACGATCGCGAGAGGCTGCCGACTACCGGCCAACCCGCAGCGGATTCTATCGACCGGTACTAGGTATCGGCCAGGCGGACGCGCGGATCGAACACCTGGTAGAGCAGATCGCTGACCAGGTTCATCAGCACCACCGCAAGCCCCAGGATGATCGTCGTACCCTGGATCACCGGGTAATCGCGCCGGCCGACTGCCTCGACCGCGATGCGGCCCATGCCGGGAATATTGAACAGCACCTCGACCACAAACGCGCCGGTGACCAGGAACGCCGCCGCCGGGCCGACGAAGGTAATCAGCGGCAGTAGCGCGTTGCGCAGCACATGGCGGTTGATCACCAGGCGCTGCGGCAGGCCCTTCGCATGCGCAGTGCGCACGTAGTCCTCGCGCAGCACCTCGAGCAGCGCCGCGCGGGTCAGCTGGATGATGTAGCCGATATTCGCCGCCGCCAGCACCAGCACCGGCAGCACCACATGCTCGGGGCGGCCCCAGCCGGCCTGCGGCAGGCTCGGCAGCCTGGCGCGGTAGGCCGCCAGGTTGATCGCCCACAGCAGCGGGATGAGCACGAAGCTGGGGATCGAGTAGAGCACCAGCGCGGCGCCTACGATCCCACGATCGGCCAGGGTATAGTGGCGCAGCGCGGCCAGCATGCCCAATGGCACGCCCACCAGCATGCTCAGGAGCAGCGCCAGCCCGCCCACCGCCAGCGAGATGCCCACGCCCTGGCGGATCAGCCCGATCACCGGCCGGCCCTCGTACTGGAACGACAGCCCGAGGTTGCCGCGCAGCAGGCCGGCCACGTAGCCAAAGTACTGCTCAACCAGCGGCCGGTCGAGGCCATACAGATGCTGCAGCCGCGCGTATGTCGCCGGGTCGCGCCGCGGCCCCATCAGCACCAAGATCGGGTCGCCGGGCGCGAGGTGGCCGATCAGAAACGTGAGAAATGTCAGGCTGAACAGCACAAACAGCATGCTGACCGCGCGGCGGGTGAAGAATCGCAGCATAGCATCCCTGGGTTGGCAGGTTCGAGCATGTGAAGACTATGCGCCATAGAACCTGCCAACACGCAAACGCGCCAACGTCGCTACTTCAGCTCAACCTTCGACCAGTCGGGGATGATCAGGCCCTGTGGCGTCAGCACGATCCCCGTGACGCGCGGCCGCAGCAGGATGTTCAGCTTGGGGTAGAACAGCGGCGCCCAGGCGACCTGGTCGATCGCGATCTGCTCGGCCTGGTTGTAGAGCTGTAGCCGCCGCTCGATCTGGGTGCGGTCGCCCAGCCGGTCGGCCTCATCGACCAGCTGATCGAACTGCGGGTCGGAGAAGTGGCCATTGTTGTTCGGGTTGCCGCTGCGCAGCAGCTGCGAGAGAAAATTCTGCGGGTCGGGGTAGTCGGCGCCCCACACGCTGTAGTAGAACTGCAGGCCCTCGGTGGGCGTGTAGTAGGTTGTGTCGAGGTTCTTGCTAAAGGTGGCCAGCTCGAACGATTGGAGCTTGACCTTCACGCCCAGGTTTTGCTCCCACATGCTCTGCAGCGCCTGCACCACCGTCTCGTTATCGCCCTCTTGCCCATAGGCCAGCGTGATCTCGGGCAGGCCCTGGCCGTTGGCGAAGCCGGCCTGGGCCAGCGCATCCTTGGCGGCAGCCGCATCGAACGCCAGCGGCTTGATCGGCAGCTGCGTGCCCACCAGCCCGGTCGGCAGGATGCGGTCGGCCGGCACGACTCCGCCGGCGAGCACCTGGTTGGCCAGGGTCGGCTTGTCGATCGCCAGCGCAAAGGCCCGCCGCACTGCCAGGTTGTCGAAGGGCGGCTTGAGATGGTTGAAGCCAATGTAGCGCGTGGTCAGCTGCGCGGCCGATTTGAAGTCGGGCAGGCTCTGCACGTCGGGGATATGCGCGGCCGGCACGGGGTTCTGGCCGCTGCCCTGAATATCGAGCTCGCCGGTCTGGTACAGCTGATAGGCCGTCTCGCTGTCTTTGGTGAACGGCATCTGCACATATGCAATGCCGGGCCGGCCCTGCCAATAGTTCGGATTGGCCTCGAGCACGATCGACTGGCCGTGCTTCCACTCCTTGACCTTGAACGGGCCGGTGCCGTAGGCTTGCTCTTGCCAGTTCGCGCCGCTCTCGATCAGCTTCTGCGGCACCACCGAGGTGTCGGCGTAGGTCAGCAGCGCCAGGAAGTAGGCGATCGGCGCGTCAAGCGTCACCTCGAGCGTCTTGGCGTCGATCGCCTTGACGCCAGTGGCTGCCTTGGCCTTGCCGTCGATCACCTCCTGCGCGCCAACGATATGGCCGAAGTGGGCCGAGGCCGCAAACGCGCCAATATCGGGCGAGAGCGCGCGGTTGATCGAGTAGGCGAAGTCGTTGGCGCTGACGGGCGTGCCATCGCCGAATTTCAGGCCGTCGCGGATGGTAAACGTATACACCTTGCCATCTTCGCTGACCTTCCAGCTGGCAGCGCCATCGGGCTGCACCTCGAGGTCGGGGCCGAGCCGCACCAGGCCGGCGAAGATCAGGCCGATCACAATATTATTGGGCGCATCGCCGGGCTTGGCCGGGTCGAGCGAGGTCAGCTCGCTCAGGCCCTCGACCGGCCAGCGTAGTGTGTCGGCCGGGGCGGTGCCGCCTGTGGCGGCGGTTGGCGCGGCGGCCGCCGTGGCATCGGTGGCCGGCGCGGTGGCGGCGGCGCCTGCGGTGGGTGGAGCATCGGCTGCGGGGGTAGGCGACTGCCCGGCGCCGCCCTGGCCACAGGCCGCAGCCAGCAGCGCCACGAGCATCAGCACCAGGCTGAGCGTTGAGAAGGCACGGGTGCGCATGAGGAGCCTTTCTACTACCTAAAGGTATGGGCGCAGGCGCCAGCCCGCGGCCGCGCTCGGCATGGTGCGCGGCCGGAACAGTACGGCGCAAACGATCAGCTCGCAGCGGCTATGACCGCACAATATAGGGCGCGCATTATTCCGGTGCGGGGAGTGTAGGGTACAAGCCGGGGCTTGTCAAGGAAATCGGGGTCGGTCTTTCGGCTGATTTATAGGTATGCTGCCGCGCACTCAGCCGCCCCGGCCGGCGGCCTCACAGCGCTTATGGCTGAAAGCAGGCCATGCCAGCCAGCGCCTGATCTGATCATGCCACAGGGCAGCAACGCAGCTGTTTCGGTGCCCTATGGCATACGCCAGCACAGTGCATATACGGCAGCCTCCATTCCACGATCCAGCGCACACCCCGCACGCCAGAAGTGCGCCGCGCATGGTACAATACGCCCTCGTAGCAATCGCCCAGACAGAAAGTACCGGCTGTATGCCCGCAGAGCTTCGGATCTTCCCGGTGCGCGAGGTTGGCGAGGTGCATCCCGGCGCCGACCTCGCGGAGCTAATCCTCGCCGCGCTGGCCCGCAGCGGCCAGGCGCTCGCACCCCACGATGTGCTGGTCGTCACCCAGAAGATCGTCTCCAAAGCCGAGGGCCGGATCGTCGACCCGGCCGAGGCCGAGCCTTCGCACATGGCCAACATGGCCGCAGCGCA
The sequence above is drawn from the Candidatus Kouleothrix ribensis genome and encodes:
- a CDS encoding alpha-ketoacid dehydrogenase subunit beta; translation: MPQLNMIEAIRSALTDALAADERVFVLGEDVGLKGGVFLATEGLLARFGEDRVVDMPIAEAAIVGVAIGAALHGLRPVAEIQFADYIHPAIDQILNEAARLRYRSNGDWHCPIVVRAPFGAGVHGALYHSQSTEALFTSTPGLKVVAPSTPYDAKGMLLAAIEDPDPVIFFEHKQLYRGAREQVPEGVYSVPLGRAAVRRAGEQISLYTYGLMAHHSLAAAEAVAAEGISVEVIDLRTLYPLDQATILASVAKTGKALIVHEDKLTGGLGGEISAIIAEHAFEQLDAPVRRLASPDVHAVAFNDALEAHFMLNPAKIAAALRDLAAY
- a CDS encoding methyltransferase domain-containing protein: MLPQAHPAPEPVYFARVSAGLEQLAWGDIERHTGARLLGLGHRRVDFACAAAPAGLLALRAVDDVYVRVARLRGLDHTRASLGRLTRKLGEVDFDPALALIAQVRTLPEYPMYRVTASHLGRRNYSRYDIEGAVEQALTLRLPWRFVLNAADEPMPDLDLRVLLEADWALLGLRLGAAPLHRRDYKVAERPGALKPPVAYCLALLAGCAPGQVLLDPACGAGTILAEALALVPGGTVIGGDTDVDALMLAQMNLAALGAPAPIIEATTTRAPDAETAGSWLYQGDARAIPLAAGAIDTLVCNLPWGRQAPAGHDIAALYCDILREAARVLRPGGRAVLLTDRHAELRAALAAATGLQPAAELPISLFGSHPAIYLAERLPA
- a CDS encoding peptide ABC transporter substrate-binding protein, coding for MRTRAFSTLSLVLMLVALLAAACGQGGAGQSPTPAADAPPTAGAAATAPATDATAAAAPTAATGGTAPADTLRWPVEGLSELTSLDPAKPGDAPNNIVIGLIFAGLVRLGPDLEVQPDGAASWKVSEDGKVYTFTIRDGLKFGDGTPVSANDFAYSINRALSPDIGAFAASAHFGHIVGAQEVIDGKAKAATGVKAIDAKTLEVTLDAPIAYFLALLTYADTSVVPQKLIESGANWQEQAYGTGPFKVKEWKHGQSIVLEANPNYWQGRPGIAYVQMPFTKDSETAYQLYQTGELDIQGSGQNPVPAAHIPDVQSLPDFKSAAQLTTRYIGFNHLKPPFDNLAVRRAFALAIDKPTLANQVLAGGVVPADRILPTGLVGTQLPIKPLAFDAAAAKDALAQAGFANGQGLPEITLAYGQEGDNETVVQALQSMWEQNLGVKVKLQSFELATFSKNLDTTYYTPTEGLQFYYSVWGADYPDPQNFLSQLLRSGNPNNNGHFSDPQFDQLVDEADRLGDRTQIERRLQLYNQAEQIAIDQVAWAPLFYPKLNILLRPRVTGIVLTPQGLIIPDWSKVELK
- a CDS encoding thiamine pyrophosphate-dependent dehydrogenase E1 component subunit alpha, with the protein product MNTPPAGPSSEPPTLHADHAALGLSDAQVLAALRGMILSRTVDDRLWLLSRQGKIHFVITSAGHEATQFGCALAINVGRDYVVPYYRDMALALALGQTARDLLLHAFGRAADPASGGRQMFGHFNSRALRIVSGSSSVGSHPLHAVGLAWAFRITQAAGLAAITFFGEGATAEGAWHEAINFAGIHQLPVVFVCENNQYAISVPQRRELPVPDVAAKAAGYGMPGVIVDGNDLFAVYAAARAAMDRARAGGGPTLLECKTYRFRPHSNADDDRKYRSEAEVQAWRARDPIVLLERYALQRELLGQAELSELRQVVAAEVDQAIDAAERAPGPALDTLLDHLYGA
- a CDS encoding ABC transporter permease, with translation MLRFFTRRAVSMLFVLFSLTFLTFLIGHLAPGDPILVLMGPRRDPATYARLQHLYGLDRPLVEQYFGYVAGLLRGNLGLSFQYEGRPVIGLIRQGVGISLAVGGLALLLSMLVGVPLGMLAALRHYTLADRGIVGAALVLYSIPSFVLIPLLWAINLAAYRARLPSLPQAGWGRPEHVVLPVLVLAAANIGYIIQLTRAALLEVLREDYVRTAHAKGLPQRLVINRHVLRNALLPLITFVGPAAAFLVTGAFVVEVLFNIPGMGRIAVEAVGRRDYPVIQGTTIILGLAVVLMNLVSDLLYQVFDPRVRLADT
- a CDS encoding ABC transporter permease, with the protein product MSQLANISSAVAPPPDNQRSAPGFWRRLMRSRAGLLSLIVVVLVVLAALAGPWLYPVDATRTDFGTINAAPSRTHPLGTDRLGHDTLARLLAGLRVSLLVALVVELINIGLGGALGLLAGYFGGWVDTLIARVADMVFAFPGLLLAILVAAVFGQWVTENYGSTARLVLVAASISLVGWPLMARYVRGQTLSLRERDFVLAARAIGQSELGILRQHILPNVAGLVITAATLDVVNAIVGEATLSLLGLGIQSPATSIGKMIVEATPLLGQNSLLVFVPAATLTLLVLAFSFLGDGLRQALDPGNR